From the genome of Bactrocera oleae isolate idBacOlea1 chromosome 2, idBacOlea1, whole genome shotgun sequence, one region includes:
- the LOC106616130 gene encoding acyl-CoA Delta-9 desaturase isoform X1, translated as MLCKSVHQKLLVFRFIMPPNAAAINHNSLDALTGQKVDGIKSNLGPSKETGVLFEYDADTADGALNIDVLQRKRADKRKLKLVWRNIIIFGYLHIAALYGAWLFFTSAKWPTVFFSIYLYSIGVLGITAGAHRLWAHRSYKAKSPLRAILIAFNTCAFQDAAFHWARDHRVHHKFSETDADPHNATRGFFFSHIGWLLCKKHPDVIAKGKSLDLTDLYADRILMWQLKNYYILMPLACFILPTIIPMYFWNETFINSWFVATMFRWCFLLNVTWCVNSAAHKFGGRPYDININPSQCPSVSAFAFGEGWHNYHHVFPWDYKTAEWGNYSLNLTTAFIDFFAKIGWAYDLKTVSADIIEKRVKRTGDGSHELWGYGDSDITKEDQQGIITINKKQE; from the exons GCAGCAATAAATCACAATTCTCTGGATGCCCTAACGGGACAAAAGGTTGATGGAATCAAAAGCAATTTAGGACCGTCCAAAGAAACCGGAGTTCTGTTTGAATACGATGCAGACACGGCTGATGGAGCCTTGAACATTGATGTACTTCAACGGAAACGTGCCGACAAACGCAAGCTTAAATTAGTTTGGCGAAATATAATTATCTTCGGATACTTGCACATTGCTGCACTTTACGGTGCTTGGTTATTTTTTACTTCGGCGAAGTGGCCGACTGTGTTCTTCT CCATCTATCTCTATTCCATTGGTGTATTGGGTATCACGGCTGGAGCTCATCGCCTTTGGGCTCACCGCTCTTACAAGGCTAAGTCGCCTTTAAGGGCTATACTAATTGCTTTCAATACGTGTGCTTTCCAAGATGCCGCCTTCCATTGGGCACGCGACCACCGTGTCCATCACAAGTTTTCCGAAACCGACGCAGATCCCCATAATGCTACACGAGGTTTCTTTTTCTCCCACATCGGTTGGTTATTATGCAAGAAACATCCTGACGTTATAGCTAAAGGAAAAAGCTTAGATTTGACTGATTTGTATGCTGATCGTATTCTCATGTGGCAGTTGAA AAACTACTATATACTGATGCCTTTAGCGTGCTTTATACTTCCAACCATTATACCCATGTACTTCTGGAATGAGACATTCATCAATTCCTGGTTTGTTGCAACAATGTTCCGTTGGTGTTTCTTGTTGAACGTCACTTGGTGTGTGAATAGTGCTGCACACAAATTTGGAGGTCGCCCATATGATAT AAACATCAATCCCTCGCAATGCCCATCTGTTTCAGCATTTGCGTTTGGTGAGGGCTGGCACAACTATCATCATGTCTTCCCGTGGGACTACAAAACAGCAGAGTGGGGCAACTATTCCCTGAATTTAACCACTGCTTTCATCGATTTCTTCGCTAAAATTGGCTGGGCTTATGATTTGAAGACCGTATCCGCTGACATCATTGAAAAACGGGTGAAACGTACTGGTGATGGTTCACACGAACTTTGGGGCTATGGCGACAGTGATATTACCAAAGAGGACCAACAAGGCATTATTACAATTAATAAGAAGCAGGAGTAA
- the LOC106616130 gene encoding acyl-CoA Delta-9 desaturase isoform X2 encodes MPPNAAAINHNSLDALTGQKVDGIKSNLGPSKETGVLFEYDADTADGALNIDVLQRKRADKRKLKLVWRNIIIFGYLHIAALYGAWLFFTSAKWPTVFFSIYLYSIGVLGITAGAHRLWAHRSYKAKSPLRAILIAFNTCAFQDAAFHWARDHRVHHKFSETDADPHNATRGFFFSHIGWLLCKKHPDVIAKGKSLDLTDLYADRILMWQLKNYYILMPLACFILPTIIPMYFWNETFINSWFVATMFRWCFLLNVTWCVNSAAHKFGGRPYDININPSQCPSVSAFAFGEGWHNYHHVFPWDYKTAEWGNYSLNLTTAFIDFFAKIGWAYDLKTVSADIIEKRVKRTGDGSHELWGYGDSDITKEDQQGIITINKKQE; translated from the exons GCAGCAATAAATCACAATTCTCTGGATGCCCTAACGGGACAAAAGGTTGATGGAATCAAAAGCAATTTAGGACCGTCCAAAGAAACCGGAGTTCTGTTTGAATACGATGCAGACACGGCTGATGGAGCCTTGAACATTGATGTACTTCAACGGAAACGTGCCGACAAACGCAAGCTTAAATTAGTTTGGCGAAATATAATTATCTTCGGATACTTGCACATTGCTGCACTTTACGGTGCTTGGTTATTTTTTACTTCGGCGAAGTGGCCGACTGTGTTCTTCT CCATCTATCTCTATTCCATTGGTGTATTGGGTATCACGGCTGGAGCTCATCGCCTTTGGGCTCACCGCTCTTACAAGGCTAAGTCGCCTTTAAGGGCTATACTAATTGCTTTCAATACGTGTGCTTTCCAAGATGCCGCCTTCCATTGGGCACGCGACCACCGTGTCCATCACAAGTTTTCCGAAACCGACGCAGATCCCCATAATGCTACACGAGGTTTCTTTTTCTCCCACATCGGTTGGTTATTATGCAAGAAACATCCTGACGTTATAGCTAAAGGAAAAAGCTTAGATTTGACTGATTTGTATGCTGATCGTATTCTCATGTGGCAGTTGAA AAACTACTATATACTGATGCCTTTAGCGTGCTTTATACTTCCAACCATTATACCCATGTACTTCTGGAATGAGACATTCATCAATTCCTGGTTTGTTGCAACAATGTTCCGTTGGTGTTTCTTGTTGAACGTCACTTGGTGTGTGAATAGTGCTGCACACAAATTTGGAGGTCGCCCATATGATAT AAACATCAATCCCTCGCAATGCCCATCTGTTTCAGCATTTGCGTTTGGTGAGGGCTGGCACAACTATCATCATGTCTTCCCGTGGGACTACAAAACAGCAGAGTGGGGCAACTATTCCCTGAATTTAACCACTGCTTTCATCGATTTCTTCGCTAAAATTGGCTGGGCTTATGATTTGAAGACCGTATCCGCTGACATCATTGAAAAACGGGTGAAACGTACTGGTGATGGTTCACACGAACTTTGGGGCTATGGCGACAGTGATATTACCAAAGAGGACCAACAAGGCATTATTACAATTAATAAGAAGCAGGAGTAA
- the LOC106616131 gene encoding uncharacterized protein C15orf61 homolog isoform X2, whose translation MWVIESGMSRVILNRSLFRDVENDQRGRSHFNWTLDSGTNYHILRTGCYPYMKYHCSKRAIQDLPMEDKFFRFLKVINLGLPMLFYGLAAIHLISHTELVHLPNGDRVPIYFLYAEDKGSMH comes from the exons atGTGGGTTATCGAGTCTGGAATGTCACGTGTCATCTTGAACCGGTCTTTG TTCAGGGATGTTGAGAACGATCAACGTGGTAGGTCACACTTCAATTGGACTCTTGATTCAGGAACAAATTATCATATACTCCGTACAGGATGCTACCCCTATATGAAATATCACTGCAGTAAACGGGCAATTCAAGATCTTCCCATGGAAGATAAGTTTTTCCGATTTTTGAAAGTAATAAATTtgg GACTGCCAATGTTATTTTATGGGCTTGCTGCGATCCATCTTATATCTCACACGGAACTTGTACATTTACCAAATGGTGATCGAGTTCCTATATACTTTCTTTATGCAGAAGATAAGGGGTCTATGCACTAA
- the LOC106616131 gene encoding uncharacterized protein C15orf61 homolog isoform X1: MRLSAYLMKPKASELLTAYLKQCNEPPWTSYFVKFRDVENDQRGRSHFNWTLDSGTNYHILRTGCYPYMKYHCSKRAIQDLPMEDKFFRFLKVINLGLPMLFYGLAAIHLISHTELVHLPNGDRVPIYFLYAEDKGSMH; encoded by the exons ATGCGTCTTTCTGCTTATTTGATGAAACCAAAAGCTTCAGAACTCTTAACCGCTTACCTTAAACAATGTAACGAACCACCGTGGACGTCATATTTTGTGAAG TTCAGGGATGTTGAGAACGATCAACGTGGTAGGTCACACTTCAATTGGACTCTTGATTCAGGAACAAATTATCATATACTCCGTACAGGATGCTACCCCTATATGAAATATCACTGCAGTAAACGGGCAATTCAAGATCTTCCCATGGAAGATAAGTTTTTCCGATTTTTGAAAGTAATAAATTtgg GACTGCCAATGTTATTTTATGGGCTTGCTGCGATCCATCTTATATCTCACACGGAACTTGTACATTTACCAAATGGTGATCGAGTTCCTATATACTTTCTTTATGCAGAAGATAAGGGGTCTATGCACTAA
- the LOC106616129 gene encoding delta-1-pyrroline-5-carboxylate dehydrogenase, mitochondrial, with protein sequence MWPRLWVSARRSAVQLNIENSLKVSLRASSSQAKQVEISDAKLTNSVLQTEKFHDIRIYNEPIPQYLPGSNEIKDLQKALKHYENNCEDIPIVINGKEIREGQETFQVMPHNKNHKLAKYYYADNATIEEAIRVSVLKQKEWDKTPLKKRIEIWERAADLMAKKYRADLLATTMLGQSKTVIQAEIDSGAELIDFTRMNAGYLKNLAMEQPLSPEPGVTKNHLRIRGLEGFVAAITPFNFTAIGGNLAFTPALMGCSVLWKPSDTAMLSNWTVFKIMREAGVPDGVVNFVPAIGKNFGDAITNSPDLAGINFTGSTATFKTLWKLVGNKIDQYKNYPRLIGECGGKNFHFIHPSANVETAVAQTIRSAFEYSGQKCSACSRLYVPESLWESQFKRPLVEKTKNLKVGDVREMDSFFSAVIDENSFQRILGFINEAKEDPECTILTGGNLSNLKGFFVEPTIIQVKDPNKRVITDEIFGPVLSVYVYKDSDLDKTLDLVRNTTKYALTGSVFATQELFLKQALNEFKDAAGNFYINDKSTGAVVGQQPFGGARQSGTNDKAGCPFYLMRFASLQAVKETFVPLPDIYYPYMNKTTN encoded by the exons atgtggCCCAGATTGTGGGTTTCCGCCAGACGTTCTGCTgttcaattaaatattgaaaattcattaaaagTCTCTTTGCGTGCCTCATCTAGCCAGGCCAAGCAGGTGGAAATTTCCGATGCTAAACTAACCAATTCGGTTTTACAAACAGAGAAATTTCATGATATTCGTATATATAATGAACCAATTCCACAATATCTACCCGGGTCTAATGAAATTAAAGATTTGCAGAAAGCACTCAAGCATTATGAGAATAATTGTGAAGATATACCGATTGTTATAAACGGTAAAGAGATAAGAGAGGGACAAGAGACGTTCCAAGTTATGCCACATAACAAGAATCACAAGCTTGCAAAATATTACTATGCTGACAATGCTACTATAGAAGAAGCTATACGTGTCTCGGTGCTGAAACAAAAGGAGTGGGATAAAACCCCTCTTAAAAAACGAATTGAAATTTGGGAGCGAGCGGCTGATCTTATGGCCAAAAAGTATCGTGCTGATTTGTTAGCTACTACAATGTTGGGGCAATCAAAAACAGTTATTCAGGCCGAAATAGATTCCGGTGCTGAATTGATCGATTTTACCAGGATGAATGCCGGTTACTTGAAAAATTTGGCCATGGAACAACCTCTAAGCCCAGAGCCAGGAGTAACCAAAAACCATTTACGTATTCGTGGTTTAGAGGGATTTGTTGCAGCAATAACACCATTTAATTTCACCGCAATCGGTGGTAATTTAGCGTTTACACCTGCTTTGATGGGCTGTAGTGTATTATGGAAGCCATCAGACACAGCGATGCTCTCCAACTGGACGGTGTTCAAAATAATGAGGGAAGCCGGTGTACCCGATGGAGTAGTAAACTTTGTTCCTGCTATTG GCAAAAATTTCGGTGATGCTATCACGAATTCACCCGACTTAGCTggtatcaattttactggttccACAGCTACCTTCAAAACCCTCTGGAAACTGGTAGGCAATAAAATTGATCAGTATAAAAATTATCCACGTTTAATAGGGGAATGCGGAGGTAAGAATTTCCACTTCATTCACCCATCAGCGAATGTGGAGACCGCAGTTGCGCAAACTATTCGCTCTGCTTTCGAATATAGCGGACAGAAGTGCTCCGCATGTTCTCGATTATATGTACCAGAATCGCTTTGGGAGTCCCAATTTAAAAGACCACTTGTTGAGAAGACTAAGAATTTGAAAGTAGGTGATGTTCGTGAAATGGACAGTTTCTTCTCGGCGGTTATTGATGAAAACTCATTTCAACGTATTCTTGGGTTTATTAATGAAGCCAAAGAGGATCCCGAATGCACTATATTGACAGGTGGAAATTTGTCCAATTTGAAAGGCTTCTTCGTGGAACCAACTATTATACAGGTGAAAGATCCTAATAAGCGCGTAATAACAGATGAAATATTTGGACCAGTATTATCAGTGTATGTTTACAAGGACAGCGATTTGGATAAGACCTTGGATTTGGTTAGAAATACAACAAAGTATGCGTTAACTGGCAGCGTTTTTGCCACACAAgagctatttttaaaacaagctttaaatgaatttaaagaTGCAGCAGGCAATTTTTACATTAATGATAAATCCACTGGTGCTGTCGTTGGGCAACAGCCCTTCGGTGGGGCGCGTCAGTCCGGTACTAACGATAAAGCAGGATGCCCATTTTATCTGATGCGTTTCGCTTCATTGCAAGCTGTAAAAGAGACATTCGTACCACTACCAGATATATACTACCCTTATATGAACAAAACGACTAATTAA
- the LOC106616128 gene encoding uncharacterized protein isoform X1, translating to MNFITISCLIFILMHFHILVTGKCKTEQAMKKDVDKGKQLHGTNQDNETNHVAQHKPIGKIYLINKSKLKEEKKLDDKATLNPKTKDINKAQDKTEVEANDLNLPIKFAHSKKFRLPTAPTSASQTDQASEDSELGYNGDLYDVFKKRLNQVFRELYHNVNTPAVTQPPPQVEIENDKPKKRSAISNCLYEEFKRRLDKFNNEFMEPTKAIKRTSGDVVSTVHDDGRKCTQVTENLYEEYKRRLDNLHDELGLDGEKVFNPGGHAAPSKLAFTTSKRETTQKRIESDKAVERSFYDEYKKKLDELTRELYKKSNERICRTYGELREYDLTSPTLQRLVAALQSDDAKVMPRNLRDGLSSFEGSTILLKIDRAIDNIEKEENKRSLGATELGATIFGADSLNFMTGTTSGVGTAAGASYPAVLTKSVDANLGLLSNTAPKNLLATIASKMNMTTLDLAKKLAAMSNPLDYVAKKDPQLGEEMQKFIDLSVNKLNQNPIGKKASLNEVSVVSGLPLMGPDQSGEPAPLMTQNTPFSRVLALAPSIAPALGPATATALATATPSAVTSTVAPTQAEDQLRVKAIAKSSTSYQSSDVEATRIAGVLDKVLSKLEYIQSCKAPPEPIDDSCEPDGMPCDVVGSWNSYQMGLRFDITLTRAADRRLGTAEKNNKLLTVDVGERIPPHAHHIIETSWKFMGSALNQQGGPFYLYSQNRELSTVATFIGYCRVCGGIDTIFGSWAIMGPSKDCEDITTALENRRDIFRRYNMENKRNQHFKNMLFEKSQYSKPDCDGPKKG from the exons atgaattttattacaatttcttgCTTAATTTTCATCTTGATGCATTTTCACATTTTGGTAACCGGTAAATGTAAAACGGAACAAGCGATGAAAAAAGATGTGGACAAAGGAAAACAACTACATGGAACTAATCAAGATAATGAAACCAACCATGTAGCTCAACATAAACCAATTGGCAAgatttatttgataaataaatcTAAACTGAAGGAGGAAAAAAAGCTAGATGATAAAGCTACTTTGAACCCCAAGACGAAAGATATCAATAAGGCGCAAGACAAAACCGAGGTGGAAGCCAATGACCTAAACCTGCCAATCAAATTCGCTCATTCCAAAAAGTTTAGATTACCAACTGCACCAACGTCTGCCAGTCAAACCGATCAGGCTAGTGAGGACTCAGAGTTGGGTTACAATGGTGATTTGTACGATGTGTTTAAAAAGCGGTTAAATCAAGTTTTTCGAGAATTGTACCACAATGTTAACACGCCGGCGGTTACTCAGCCTCCACCGCaagttgaaattgaaaatgacaAACCTAAAAAGCGGTCAGCAATTAGTAATTGCCTTTACGAGGAATTCAAACGGCGTTTGGACAAGTTCAATAATGAATTTATGGAGCCAACTAAAGCAATTAAGCGCACAAGTGGCGACGTAGTTTCCACCGTTCATGACGATGGCAGGAAATGTACACAAGTGACAGAAAACTTATATGAGGAGTATAAAAGACGTCTCGATAATCTCCATGATGAACTTGGGCTGGATGGCGAAAAAGTCTTTAACCCAGGTGGGCATGCTGCTCCCAGTAAGCTAGCTTTTACAACGTCCAAACGAGAGACGACACAAAAAAGAATTGAATCTGATAAAGCTGTCGAACGGAGTTTTTATGATGAATATAAGAAAAAGTTAGATGAGCTGACTCGGGAATTGTACAAAAAGAGCAATGAGCGGATCTGTCGCACATATGGAGAACTTAGGGAATACGATCTTACATCACCAACTTTGCAGAGATTAGTGGCGGCGCTGCAGTCGGATGACGCGAAAGTAATGCCTAGAAACTTACGAGATGGATTAAGTAGTTTCGAAGGATCAACTATTTTATTGAAGATTGACAGAGCCATTGACAATATAGAGAAGGAGGAGAACAAACGTAGTTTGGGTGCTACCGAATTAGGTGCGACGATTTTCGGTGCTGACTCATTAAATTTCATGACAGGCACGACAAGTGGTGTCGGTACAGCAGCCGGTGCTTCTTATCCAGCTGTGCTGACTAAATCGGTAGACGCAAATTTGGGGCTCCTAAGTAATACAGCTCCCAAGAATCTGTTAGCGACGATCGCCTCAAAAATGAATATGACGACACTAGATTTGGCTAAAAAGTTAGCGGCCATGTCTAATCCATTGGATTACGTGGCGAAGAAGGACCCGCAATTGGGGGAAGAAATGCAAAAATTCATAGACTTGAGCG TTAATAAGTTAAACCAAAATCCGATAGGAAAGAAAGCTTCACTAAACGAGGTTTCTGTGGTCTCAGGCTTACCTTTAATGGGACCAGACCAATCCGGAGAGCCAGCACCATTAATGACTCAGAATACTCCATTTAGTAGGGTCCTTGCACTTGCACCCAGTATAGCTCCCGCTCTCGGTCCCGCCACCGCCACTGCACTCGCAACCGCGACTCCCTCTGCAGTTACATCTACTGTGGCGCCCACACAAGCTGAAGATCAATTGCGTGTCAAGGCAATTGCGAAATCTTCAACATCATACCAATCCAGTGACGTCGAGGCCACCCGCATAGCTGGTGTACTAGACAAGGTTCTAAGCAAGCTAGAATATATCCAATCATGTAAAGCACCCCCAGAACCAATAGATGATAGCTGCGAACCAGATG GTATGCCATGTGATGTTGTTGGCTCTTGGAACTCCTATCAAATGGGATTACGTTTCGATATTACTTTGACGCGTGCGGCAGACCGGCGATTGGGCACAGCTGAGAAGAACAATAAACTCTTAACAGTGGATGTAGGAGAACGCATTCCGCCGCATGCACATCATATTATTGAAACTAGTTGGAAGTTTATGGGCAGCGCACTAAACCAACAAGGAGGCCCCTTCTATCTTTACTCGCAAAATCGCGAACTAAGTACAGTAGCTACCTTCATAG GTTACTGTCGTGTTTGTGGTGGCATTGATACAATTTTCGGGTCCTGGGCAATTATGGGCCCCTCAAAAGACTGTGAAGACATTACAACAGCATTGGAGAATAGGCGCGACATTTTTAGACGTTATAATATGGAAAACAAACGAAATCAGCATTTCAAGAACATGCTTTTCGAAAAAAGCCAATATTCCAAACCAGACTGTGATGGCCCCAAAAAAGGATGA
- the LOC106616128 gene encoding uncharacterized protein isoform X2 has product MNFITISCLIFILMHFHILVTGKCKTEQAMKKDVDKGKQLHGTNQDNETNHVAQHKPIGKIYLINKSKLKEEKKLDDKATLNPKTKDINKAQDKTEVEANDLNLPIKFAHSKKFRLPTAPTSASQTDQASEDSELGYNGDLYDVFKKRLNQVFRELYHNVNTPAVTQPPPQVEIENDKPKKRSAISNCLYEEFKRRLDKFNNEFMEPTKAIKRTSGDVVSTVHDDGRKCTQVTENLYEEYKRRLDNLHDELGLDGEKVFNPGGHAAPSKLAFTTSKRETTQKRIESDKAVERSFYDEYKKKLDELTRELYKKSNERICRTYGELREYDLTSPTLQRLVAALQSDDAKVMPRNLRDGLSSFEGSTILLKIDRAIDNIEKEENKRSLGATELGATIFGADSLNFMTGTTSGVGTAAGASYPAVLTKSVDANLGLLSNTAPKNLLATIASKMNMTTLDLAKKLAAMSNPLDYVAKKDPQLGEEMQKFIDLSGKKASLNEVSVVSGLPLMGPDQSGEPAPLMTQNTPFSRVLALAPSIAPALGPATATALATATPSAVTSTVAPTQAEDQLRVKAIAKSSTSYQSSDVEATRIAGVLDKVLSKLEYIQSCKAPPEPIDDSCEPDGMPCDVVGSWNSYQMGLRFDITLTRAADRRLGTAEKNNKLLTVDVGERIPPHAHHIIETSWKFMGSALNQQGGPFYLYSQNRELSTVATFIGYCRVCGGIDTIFGSWAIMGPSKDCEDITTALENRRDIFRRYNMENKRNQHFKNMLFEKSQYSKPDCDGPKKG; this is encoded by the exons atgaattttattacaatttcttgCTTAATTTTCATCTTGATGCATTTTCACATTTTGGTAACCGGTAAATGTAAAACGGAACAAGCGATGAAAAAAGATGTGGACAAAGGAAAACAACTACATGGAACTAATCAAGATAATGAAACCAACCATGTAGCTCAACATAAACCAATTGGCAAgatttatttgataaataaatcTAAACTGAAGGAGGAAAAAAAGCTAGATGATAAAGCTACTTTGAACCCCAAGACGAAAGATATCAATAAGGCGCAAGACAAAACCGAGGTGGAAGCCAATGACCTAAACCTGCCAATCAAATTCGCTCATTCCAAAAAGTTTAGATTACCAACTGCACCAACGTCTGCCAGTCAAACCGATCAGGCTAGTGAGGACTCAGAGTTGGGTTACAATGGTGATTTGTACGATGTGTTTAAAAAGCGGTTAAATCAAGTTTTTCGAGAATTGTACCACAATGTTAACACGCCGGCGGTTACTCAGCCTCCACCGCaagttgaaattgaaaatgacaAACCTAAAAAGCGGTCAGCAATTAGTAATTGCCTTTACGAGGAATTCAAACGGCGTTTGGACAAGTTCAATAATGAATTTATGGAGCCAACTAAAGCAATTAAGCGCACAAGTGGCGACGTAGTTTCCACCGTTCATGACGATGGCAGGAAATGTACACAAGTGACAGAAAACTTATATGAGGAGTATAAAAGACGTCTCGATAATCTCCATGATGAACTTGGGCTGGATGGCGAAAAAGTCTTTAACCCAGGTGGGCATGCTGCTCCCAGTAAGCTAGCTTTTACAACGTCCAAACGAGAGACGACACAAAAAAGAATTGAATCTGATAAAGCTGTCGAACGGAGTTTTTATGATGAATATAAGAAAAAGTTAGATGAGCTGACTCGGGAATTGTACAAAAAGAGCAATGAGCGGATCTGTCGCACATATGGAGAACTTAGGGAATACGATCTTACATCACCAACTTTGCAGAGATTAGTGGCGGCGCTGCAGTCGGATGACGCGAAAGTAATGCCTAGAAACTTACGAGATGGATTAAGTAGTTTCGAAGGATCAACTATTTTATTGAAGATTGACAGAGCCATTGACAATATAGAGAAGGAGGAGAACAAACGTAGTTTGGGTGCTACCGAATTAGGTGCGACGATTTTCGGTGCTGACTCATTAAATTTCATGACAGGCACGACAAGTGGTGTCGGTACAGCAGCCGGTGCTTCTTATCCAGCTGTGCTGACTAAATCGGTAGACGCAAATTTGGGGCTCCTAAGTAATACAGCTCCCAAGAATCTGTTAGCGACGATCGCCTCAAAAATGAATATGACGACACTAGATTTGGCTAAAAAGTTAGCGGCCATGTCTAATCCATTGGATTACGTGGCGAAGAAGGACCCGCAATTGGGGGAAGAAATGCAAAAATTCATAGACTTGAGCG GAAAGAAAGCTTCACTAAACGAGGTTTCTGTGGTCTCAGGCTTACCTTTAATGGGACCAGACCAATCCGGAGAGCCAGCACCATTAATGACTCAGAATACTCCATTTAGTAGGGTCCTTGCACTTGCACCCAGTATAGCTCCCGCTCTCGGTCCCGCCACCGCCACTGCACTCGCAACCGCGACTCCCTCTGCAGTTACATCTACTGTGGCGCCCACACAAGCTGAAGATCAATTGCGTGTCAAGGCAATTGCGAAATCTTCAACATCATACCAATCCAGTGACGTCGAGGCCACCCGCATAGCTGGTGTACTAGACAAGGTTCTAAGCAAGCTAGAATATATCCAATCATGTAAAGCACCCCCAGAACCAATAGATGATAGCTGCGAACCAGATG GTATGCCATGTGATGTTGTTGGCTCTTGGAACTCCTATCAAATGGGATTACGTTTCGATATTACTTTGACGCGTGCGGCAGACCGGCGATTGGGCACAGCTGAGAAGAACAATAAACTCTTAACAGTGGATGTAGGAGAACGCATTCCGCCGCATGCACATCATATTATTGAAACTAGTTGGAAGTTTATGGGCAGCGCACTAAACCAACAAGGAGGCCCCTTCTATCTTTACTCGCAAAATCGCGAACTAAGTACAGTAGCTACCTTCATAG GTTACTGTCGTGTTTGTGGTGGCATTGATACAATTTTCGGGTCCTGGGCAATTATGGGCCCCTCAAAAGACTGTGAAGACATTACAACAGCATTGGAGAATAGGCGCGACATTTTTAGACGTTATAATATGGAAAACAAACGAAATCAGCATTTCAAGAACATGCTTTTCGAAAAAAGCCAATATTCCAAACCAGACTGTGATGGCCCCAAAAAAGGATGA